The following coding sequences lie in one Bacteroidota bacterium genomic window:
- a CDS encoding sigma-54-dependent Fis family transcriptional regulator, translated as MQKLRILVVDDEARMREEISEYLSKRDYEVMVAADPAEASRLLQKHDFHIAILDIRLPGISGLELLKIIREAHPQIEVIMISGHGDMNSVIEAMRLGAVDYFQKPFRLIDLNQALQRTKRYIELSVRLSQTRHTLDYLSNQFGKHNGSVMIGQSQAIRQVASLMEKVAATDHTSVLITGESGTGKELVALGIHLLSNRKNNLFHSVNCSAVTESLFESEFFGHKKGAFTGATEDRQGWFEVASGGTLFLDEIGDLPLGQQAKLLRALEERKIRRVGSHHEISVDVRIIAASNQPLNEMVANKQFRSDLYHRLSTFIIHLPPLRERPEDIEPIANHFAGHFARSMNKTIHGLNHAALQSLLQYEFPGNIRELRNMIERAVILCDKEWIEPAHLVMRTTGLSHHQVDLTDEILDLEELEKSAIRKALLRSGNNKMAAARLLNISWQALDRRLQKYGLGN; from the coding sequence ATGCAGAAACTTCGTATTCTTGTGGTCGATGATGAGGCTCGAATGCGTGAGGAGATCAGCGAATACCTCAGCAAACGCGATTACGAAGTCATGGTCGCAGCCGATCCTGCCGAGGCCAGCAGACTATTGCAAAAACACGATTTTCATATAGCAATTCTCGATATCCGTTTGCCGGGCATCAGCGGCCTGGAACTCTTAAAGATCATCCGCGAAGCACATCCGCAGATTGAAGTCATCATGATCTCAGGACATGGCGACATGAACAGCGTGATCGAGGCGATGCGGCTTGGTGCGGTGGATTATTTTCAGAAGCCTTTTCGCCTCATCGACCTCAATCAGGCCCTGCAACGCACCAAACGATATATCGAACTATCGGTTCGGCTAAGCCAAACCCGCCACACCCTCGATTATCTGAGCAATCAGTTTGGCAAGCATAATGGCAGTGTGATGATCGGCCAGAGCCAGGCCATTCGCCAGGTAGCTTCATTGATGGAAAAAGTTGCCGCCACCGACCACACTTCGGTGCTGATTACCGGCGAAAGCGGTACGGGAAAGGAACTGGTAGCGCTGGGGATTCATTTGCTCAGCAACCGTAAGAACAACCTTTTTCATTCGGTCAACTGTTCCGCAGTCACCGAAAGCCTTTTTGAAAGCGAGTTTTTCGGCCACAAAAAGGGCGCATTCACTGGTGCAACCGAAGACCGCCAGGGTTGGTTTGAGGTGGCTTCCGGAGGCACGCTTTTTCTTGACGAGATCGGAGACCTTCCTCTGGGGCAACAGGCCAAGCTGCTTCGTGCACTTGAGGAGCGAAAGATACGGCGAGTGGGCAGCCACCACGAGATTAGTGTGGACGTGCGCATCATTGCCGCATCCAATCAGCCACTGAACGAGATGGTTGCCAATAAGCAATTCCGTTCCGACCTGTACCACAGGCTCAGCACCTTCATTATCCATCTTCCTCCTTTGCGCGAGCGCCCCGAAGATATCGAACCCATTGCAAATCATTTTGCCGGGCATTTTGCCCGTTCGATGAACAAAACAATCCATGGCCTGAACCATGCTGCATTGCAATCGCTCTTGCAATATGAGTTTCCCGGAAACATCCGCGAGCTGCGCAATATGATCGAACGCGCCGTGATCCTTTGCGACAAGGAATGGATCGAGCCGGCACATCTTGTGATGCGTACCACCGGCCTCAGTCATCATCAGGTTGATCTGACCGACGAAATTCTCGACCTGGAGGAACTCGAGAAAAGCGCCATCCGCAAAGCTTTGCTACGAAGCGGCAACAACAAAATGGCTGCGGCTCGTCTGCTCAACATCAGCTGGCAGGCCCTCGACCGCCGTTTGCAGAAATACGGCCTGGGCAATTGA
- the lon gene encoding endopeptidase La has translation MNSIFNNFLSVSDLLDSDAEFIPLLSAEEEIQFNAEQVPEDLPILPLRNAVLFPGVVIPITVGRNKSIKLIREAYRKERIIGVIAQRDAAIEDPIASDLHEVGTVAHIVRTLQMPDGNTTVIIQGKKRFRLLEITQDEPYFRGRVESYGDDEPSQTDANFVALIQSIKEVAVQIIEKSPNLPPEASFAINNIESPAFLVHFVSNNLNISQQEKQQLLEIKSISERAIKVLEYLSKELQMLEIKNQIQSKVKVDIDKQQRDYFLNQQLKTIQEELGGAPHEQEIASLRERAAKKKWSAEVQKVFERELTKLQRMNPMVAEYGIQFNYLEYLVELPWNEYSKDNFDLRHAQRILDRDHYGLEKVKERIIEHLAVYKLKNDMKAPILCLAGPPGVGKTSLGKSIAEALGRRYVRMSLGGVRDEAELRGHRKTYIGAMPGRIIQSLRKAGTSNPVFVLDEIDKVSGNNINGDPQAALLEVLDPEQNNKFYDNFLEVEYDLSRVMFIATANNLSTIHPALRDRMEVIELSGYLLEEKYQIAKKHLLPKLVKEHGLTASQISFSKQIIETIIEDYTRESGVRSLERHLAKLVRSKAKHVAMGEAYDKKVSVADLEKALGVPIYHEKPDEAIKVPGVVTGLAWTPYGGEILFVEVSLSRGKGELRLTGNLGDVMKESATIALEYLKAHASQLEIDPQVFEKWNVHIHVPEGATPKDGPSAGITMFTALASAFTQRLVKPSIAMTGEITLRGKVLPVGGIKEKILAAKRGKIHTIILSSGNKRDIADIRPDYIEGLEFKYVDHMIEVPELALQAEKVKNAIQFNQ, from the coding sequence ATGAACAGCATATTCAACAACTTTTTGTCAGTTTCCGACCTGCTCGACAGCGATGCAGAGTTCATCCCCTTGCTTTCGGCCGAAGAGGAGATACAGTTCAATGCCGAGCAGGTGCCCGAAGACCTGCCCATACTTCCCCTGCGCAATGCAGTGTTGTTTCCCGGAGTGGTGATTCCCATCACCGTGGGTCGCAACAAGTCGATCAAGCTCATCCGGGAGGCCTACCGCAAAGAGCGGATCATCGGGGTCATTGCCCAGCGGGATGCAGCCATCGAAGACCCTATTGCCTCCGACCTGCACGAGGTAGGTACTGTGGCACATATTGTGCGCACCCTGCAGATGCCCGATGGCAACACCACTGTGATCATACAGGGCAAAAAACGTTTCAGGCTGCTCGAGATCACCCAGGATGAGCCTTATTTCAGAGGCAGGGTGGAATCGTACGGTGACGATGAACCCTCGCAAACCGATGCAAACTTTGTGGCGCTCATCCAGAGCATCAAGGAAGTGGCCGTGCAAATTATCGAAAAGTCGCCCAACCTGCCCCCCGAAGCGTCATTTGCCATCAACAACATCGAAAGCCCGGCGTTTCTGGTGCACTTTGTGTCGAACAACCTCAACATCAGTCAGCAGGAAAAGCAGCAGCTGCTCGAAATTAAAAGCATCAGCGAGCGGGCCATCAAAGTACTTGAATACCTGAGCAAAGAATTGCAGATGCTCGAGATCAAAAATCAGATCCAGAGCAAGGTAAAGGTGGACATCGACAAGCAGCAGCGCGACTATTTCCTGAACCAGCAGCTCAAGACCATACAGGAGGAACTTGGAGGCGCGCCGCACGAACAGGAGATTGCCTCGTTGCGCGAGCGTGCTGCAAAGAAGAAATGGAGCGCCGAGGTGCAGAAAGTTTTCGAACGCGAGCTGACTAAGCTTCAGCGCATGAACCCCATGGTGGCTGAGTATGGCATACAGTTCAACTACCTTGAGTACCTGGTCGAGTTGCCCTGGAACGAATATTCGAAAGACAACTTCGATCTCAGGCATGCGCAGCGCATCCTCGACCGCGACCACTATGGTCTGGAAAAGGTGAAAGAGCGCATCATCGAGCACCTGGCAGTGTATAAGCTCAAGAACGACATGAAGGCGCCCATCCTTTGTCTGGCAGGCCCTCCCGGTGTGGGAAAGACATCGCTGGGCAAGTCGATAGCCGAGGCTTTGGGCCGGAGATATGTGCGCATGTCGCTGGGCGGGGTGCGCGATGAGGCGGAACTGAGGGGCCACCGGAAGACCTACATCGGGGCCATGCCCGGCCGCATCATCCAGAGCCTGCGAAAAGCAGGTACGAGCAACCCGGTTTTCGTGCTCGACGAGATAGACAAGGTGAGCGGCAACAACATCAATGGCGACCCCCAGGCTGCGCTGCTCGAAGTGCTCGACCCTGAACAAAACAACAAGTTTTACGACAACTTTCTGGAAGTGGAATACGACCTCTCGCGGGTGATGTTCATTGCCACAGCCAACAACCTCAGCACCATTCATCCGGCCCTGCGCGACCGCATGGAAGTCATCGAGCTGTCGGGCTATCTGCTGGAGGAAAAATATCAGATCGCAAAAAAACATTTGCTGCCCAAACTTGTTAAGGAGCATGGTTTAACCGCATCGCAAATCAGTTTCAGCAAGCAAATCATAGAAACCATCATCGAAGATTATACCCGCGAATCGGGTGTTCGTTCTTTGGAAAGACATCTCGCCAAGCTGGTGCGCAGCAAGGCAAAACATGTGGCCATGGGTGAGGCATACGACAAAAAAGTGAGCGTGGCCGACCTTGAAAAAGCTTTGGGTGTACCTATCTATCACGAAAAACCCGACGAAGCCATTAAGGTACCGGGTGTGGTCACAGGCCTTGCCTGGACCCCCTACGGAGGCGAAATCCTGTTTGTGGAGGTGAGCCTGAGCCGCGGCAAAGGCGAACTGAGGCTGACGGGTAACCTGGGCGACGTGATGAAGGAATCGGCCACCATTGCCCTGGAATACCTCAAGGCACATGCGTCGCAGCTGGAAATCGACCCACAGGTATTCGAAAAGTGGAATGTGCACATCCACGTACCCGAGGGCGCCACGCCAAAAGACGGGCCCTCCGCCGGTATAACCATGTTCACTGCGCTGGCTTCGGCATTCACGCAGCGGCTGGTGAAGCCGAGCATTGCCATGACAGGCGAGATCACCCTGCGCGGGAAAGTGCTTCCGGTGGGTGGCATCAAGGAGAAAATCCTCGCTGCCAAACGCGGTAAGATACACACCATCATTCTGTCGTCGGGCAACAAACGCGACATAGCCGACATCCGGCCCGACTACATCGAAGGATTGGAATTCAAATACGTGGACCATATGATCGAGGTGCCGGAACTGGCATTGCAGGCGGAAAAAGTTAAAAACGCCATTCAGTTCAATCAATGA
- a CDS encoding translation initiation factor IF-3, translating into MPKKEDPHRINERITAPIVRVVGEGIETRIVPIREALAIAEEAGLDLVEISPTANPPVCRVLDYKKFLFEQKKKQKEIKAKSAKVVVKEIRMGPNTDDHDFEFKLRHAKKFLEEGAKVRVEVFFKGRSIVYKDQGEIILLKFASMLEEVGKVEQLPKLEGKRMMMMIAPKK; encoded by the coding sequence ATTCCAAAAAAAGAAGATCCGCACCGGATCAACGAGCGCATCACTGCCCCCATCGTGAGGGTGGTTGGCGAAGGCATAGAAACCCGGATTGTTCCCATCAGGGAAGCGCTGGCCATTGCAGAAGAGGCCGGACTGGACCTGGTGGAAATTTCGCCCACAGCCAATCCCCCGGTTTGCAGGGTGCTCGATTACAAGAAGTTTCTCTTTGAGCAAAAGAAAAAACAAAAAGAGATTAAGGCAAAGTCGGCCAAGGTGGTGGTAAAGGAAATCCGGATGGGACCCAATACCGACGACCACGACTTCGAGTTTAAGCTCAGGCATGCCAAAAAATTTCTCGAGGAAGGCGCTAAAGTGCGTGTGGAAGTATTCTTCAAAGGGCGCAGCATTGTGTACAAAGACCAGGGTGAGATCATCCTGCTCAAGTTTGCCAGCATGCTCGAAGAAGTTGGCAAAGTGGAACAACTGCCCAAGCTCGAAGGAAAGCGCATGATGATGATGATCGCTCCGAAAAAGTAG
- the rplT gene encoding 50S ribosomal protein L20 encodes MPRSVNSVASRARRKKILKLTRGQFGRRKNVWTVAKNSWEKGQQYAYRDRRNKKRSFRALWIVRINAAARQFGMSYSVFMGKLHKANIEINRKVLADLALNNPEAFKAIAQKVM; translated from the coding sequence ATGCCAAGATCAGTCAACTCAGTTGCATCAAGGGCCAGAAGGAAAAAGATCCTCAAACTTACGAGGGGTCAGTTTGGCCGTCGCAAGAACGTGTGGACCGTTGCGAAAAACTCCTGGGAAAAAGGCCAGCAGTATGCGTATCGCGACCGTCGCAACAAAAAGCGTTCGTTCAGGGCGCTCTGGATTGTACGTATCAATGCCGCTGCCCGTCAGTTCGGCATGTCGTACAGCGTATTTATGGGCAAGCTTCACAAGGCCAATATCGAGATCAACCGCAAGGTGCTCGCCGACCTGGCCCTGAACAACCCTGAAGCGTTTAAGGCCATCGCACAAAAAGTGATGTAA
- the thrS gene encoding threonine--tRNA ligase, with the protein MINITLPDNSVRQYEPGVTGLDIARSISEGLARNVLSVKVNGEVWDATRKIYHDAKVQLLTWDDPEGKETMWHSSAHLMAEAIEQLYPGVKFGIGPAIENGFYYDIDLGDRVLTEAELAEVEKRMIQLAREKQAFVREEVSKDDALRYFGQKGDEYKLELISELQDGTITFYKSGTFTDLCRGPHLPDTSFIKAVKLTSIAGAYWRGDEKRKQLTRVYGITFPKAKELEEYLALLEEAKKRDHRKLGKELELFTFSQNVGAGLPLWLPKGAQLRERLEAYLRKVQKQAGYQPVITPHIGNVNLYKTSGHYEKYGSDSFRPITTPVEGEMFFLKPMNCPHHCEIYAHKPHSYKDLPIRYAEFGTVYRYEQSGELHGLTRVRGFTQDDAHIFCTPDQIKDEFKGVIKIIMRIFKALDFKDFVTQISLRDPNNPTKYIGSEENWNKAERAIMEVAEEEGLNAIAVEGEAAFYGPKMDFMVKDALGRKWQLGTIQVDYNLPERFDLSYIGPDNEKHRPVMIHRAPFGSMERFVAVLIEHCAGKFPLWLAPEQVIILPISEKYANYANKVLTYLQNSDIRALIDERSEKTGRKIRDAELRKIPYMLIVGEKEEQEGTVSVRKQGEGDLGTFTLEAFANRILEEVSIVDKE; encoded by the coding sequence ATGATCAACATCACACTGCCCGACAACAGCGTCAGACAATACGAGCCCGGGGTAACCGGACTGGACATCGCCCGGAGCATCAGCGAGGGACTGGCGCGCAACGTACTTTCCGTGAAAGTGAATGGCGAGGTATGGGATGCCACACGCAAGATATATCACGATGCCAAAGTGCAACTGCTCACCTGGGACGATCCGGAAGGAAAAGAAACCATGTGGCACTCTTCAGCTCACCTGATGGCCGAAGCCATCGAACAGTTGTACCCCGGGGTAAAGTTTGGCATTGGCCCCGCCATTGAGAACGGTTTCTATTACGACATTGACCTGGGCGACAGGGTGCTTACCGAAGCCGAGCTGGCCGAGGTGGAAAAACGGATGATACAGCTTGCCCGCGAAAAACAAGCCTTTGTGCGCGAAGAAGTGAGCAAAGACGACGCCCTGCGCTATTTCGGCCAGAAAGGCGATGAATATAAACTGGAGCTGATCAGCGAGCTGCAGGACGGTACCATCACCTTTTACAAAAGTGGCACTTTTACTGACCTCTGCCGTGGTCCGCACCTGCCCGACACCTCTTTCATCAAAGCTGTGAAGCTCACCAGCATTGCCGGTGCCTACTGGCGTGGCGACGAAAAGCGCAAGCAACTCACCAGGGTGTATGGCATCACCTTTCCCAAAGCCAAAGAGCTTGAGGAATACCTTGCCCTGCTCGAGGAGGCCAAGAAACGCGACCACCGCAAGCTGGGCAAAGAGCTGGAACTGTTCACTTTTTCCCAAAATGTAGGTGCCGGTCTGCCGTTGTGGCTGCCCAAGGGCGCCCAGCTCCGCGAACGCCTCGAAGCCTACCTTCGCAAGGTGCAGAAACAAGCCGGATATCAGCCCGTAATCACCCCCCACATCGGCAATGTCAACCTCTACAAGACTTCGGGGCACTACGAAAAATACGGTTCGGATTCATTCCGGCCGATCACCACACCTGTGGAGGGCGAGATGTTTTTCCTCAAACCCATGAACTGCCCCCACCACTGCGAGATTTACGCCCACAAGCCCCACTCATACAAAGACCTGCCCATCAGGTATGCCGAGTTCGGCACCGTGTATCGTTACGAGCAAAGCGGAGAGCTTCACGGACTGACCAGGGTGAGAGGTTTCACACAGGACGACGCCCACATCTTTTGCACCCCCGACCAGATCAAGGATGAGTTCAAAGGGGTGATCAAGATTATCATGCGCATATTCAAAGCTTTGGATTTCAAAGACTTTGTTACTCAAATCTCGCTGCGCGATCCGAACAATCCCACCAAATACATCGGCTCGGAAGAAAACTGGAACAAGGCCGAGCGTGCTATCATGGAAGTGGCCGAAGAAGAAGGACTCAATGCCATTGCTGTGGAGGGCGAAGCTGCATTCTACGGCCCCAAGATGGATTTCATGGTCAAGGATGCGCTTGGAAGGAAATGGCAGCTGGGAACCATTCAGGTGGACTACAACCTGCCCGAGCGCTTCGATCTGTCGTACATCGGACCGGACAACGAGAAGCATCGTCCGGTGATGATTCACCGGGCGCCATTCGGCAGCATGGAGCGTTTTGTAGCCGTACTCATTGAGCATTGTGCCGGAAAATTCCCGCTCTGGCTTGCGCCCGAACAGGTTATCATCCTGCCTATCAGCGAAAAATACGCAAACTACGCCAACAAAGTACTGACATATCTGCAAAATTCCGATATTCGCGCCCTGATTGACGAGCGAAGCGAAAAGACCGGCCGGAAGATCAGGGATGCAGAGTTGAGGAAGATACCTTACATGCTGATTGTGGGAGAGAAAGAGGAGCAGGAAGGCACGGTATCGGTGCGCAAACAGGGCGAAGGCGACCTTGGCACCTTCACGCTGGAAGCTTTCGCAAACCGCATTCTGGAAGAAGTATCCATTGTTGACAAGGAATAA
- a CDS encoding ABC transporter substrate-binding protein: MAEVKWKSNCTLQVLAWLIPAFMLLGLASCKKPAPAPDNIFRYNESAGLSTLDPAFAKDLPHIWACNQLFNTLVEADSQMRIVPGLARRWTISDDGLVYRFVLRNDVYFHPHPAFGGHDRKLTAGDAAYSLRRLADPSTASPGAWILAYVKRSEGTPMISALNDSLLQIELIKPFPPFLGMLSMMYAAVIPHEVVAAEGDAFGRRPVGTGPFLFAFWKDGVKLVLRRNPTYHEHDDRGRQLPYLDGIAIRFLTDRQIAFMEFMKGRFHFMSGVDSRYKDELLTRNGQLREKVAGKLRLIRQPFLNTEYLGFYLGDTAISGPLKQPALRKAINMGINRQKMLRYLRNNTGLPGHGGMIPYGLPGHLPHAGYNYNPQAARQLIQEAGLSGARFTISTTAEYADLLKFIQAELQSLGLNPSIEVQPAATIRELRSKGKLQAFRASWVADYPDAENYMSLFYSPNHTPAGPNYTHFSNAEFDKLYLQALQENDPERRAGLYRQMDSIVMAQAPVVVLFYDEVMRFVQREVQGMQANPSNLLDFRRVRLEKAPD; the protein is encoded by the coding sequence ATGGCAGAAGTCAAGTGGAAGAGTAATTGCACCCTACAGGTTTTAGCCTGGCTTATTCCAGCCTTCATGCTCCTGGGACTTGCCTCATGTAAAAAACCAGCGCCCGCGCCGGATAACATATTCCGCTACAACGAATCGGCAGGCCTGAGCACACTTGACCCCGCTTTTGCAAAAGACCTGCCACACATCTGGGCCTGCAATCAGCTGTTTAACACCCTGGTGGAGGCCGACAGCCAGATGCGCATAGTTCCCGGGCTTGCCAGGCGCTGGACGATATCGGACGACGGGCTGGTTTACCGCTTTGTACTTCGCAACGATGTGTACTTTCATCCTCATCCTGCTTTCGGGGGGCACGACCGCAAACTGACCGCCGGGGATGCCGCATATAGCCTGCGCAGACTAGCTGACCCTTCCACTGCTTCTCCGGGTGCATGGATTTTGGCTTATGTAAAGCGCAGCGAAGGCACCCCAATGATCAGCGCGCTGAACGACAGCCTGTTGCAGATTGAGCTCATCAAACCCTTTCCGCCATTTCTTGGGATGCTCAGCATGATGTATGCGGCAGTGATTCCTCATGAAGTGGTTGCAGCAGAAGGCGATGCATTCGGGCGTCGTCCGGTGGGCACCGGGCCTTTCCTGTTTGCATTCTGGAAAGACGGCGTCAAGCTGGTGCTAAGGCGCAACCCCACATACCATGAGCATGACGATCGGGGCCGGCAGTTGCCCTACCTCGATGGGATCGCCATCAGGTTTCTCACCGACAGGCAAATCGCCTTCATGGAATTCATGAAAGGAAGGTTTCACTTCATGTCGGGTGTCGATTCACGTTACAAAGATGAATTGCTCACACGCAACGGGCAATTGCGCGAAAAGGTGGCCGGGAAGCTCCGGTTGATCCGTCAGCCATTTCTGAACACCGAATACCTTGGGTTTTATCTGGGCGATACAGCCATATCCGGACCATTGAAACAGCCTGCACTCCGCAAAGCCATCAACATGGGCATCAACCGGCAAAAGATGCTGCGTTACCTGCGCAACAACACCGGTTTGCCCGGCCACGGAGGCATGATTCCATACGGGCTGCCGGGACATCTGCCCCACGCAGGCTACAACTATAACCCTCAGGCAGCCAGACAATTAATACAGGAGGCCGGGCTATCAGGCGCCAGATTTACCATCAGCACCACAGCTGAATATGCCGATTTGCTGAAGTTTATTCAGGCCGAGCTGCAGTCCCTTGGCCTGAATCCCTCCATCGAGGTGCAACCGGCAGCCACCATCAGGGAGCTGCGCTCGAAAGGCAAACTGCAGGCATTCCGCGCCTCGTGGGTAGCAGATTATCCCGATGCGGAGAACTATATGTCGCTGTTTTACAGCCCCAATCACACACCTGCAGGGCCAAACTACACCCACTTCTCAAATGCAGAATTCGATAAGCTCTATTTGCAGGCGCTTCAGGAAAACGATCCGGAGCGCCGGGCAGGGCTTTACCGGCAAATGGACAGCATTGTGATGGCACAGGCGCCCGTGGTGGTCTTGTTTTACGACGAAGTGATGCGGTTTGTGCAGCGCGAGGTTCAGGGAATGCAGGCCAACCCGTCGAACCTGCTCGATTTCAGACGTGTACGACTCGAAAAAGCGCCCGACTGA
- the rpmI gene encoding 50S ribosomal protein L35, with the protein MPKMKSKSGAKKRFTFTGTGKIKRKHAYKSHILTKKATKRKRNLTYATLVSKADEKNIRELLQV; encoded by the coding sequence ATGCCAAAGATGAAGTCAAAATCCGGTGCCAAGAAACGTTTTACGTTCACCGGTACAGGCAAAATCAAGAGGAAGCACGCTTACAAAAGCCACATCCTCACCAAGAAAGCTACAAAGCGTAAGCGCAACCTTACGTATGCCACCCTGGTGAGCAAGGCCGATGAAAAGAACATTCGTGAACTTCTTCAGGTGTAA
- a CDS encoding GlmU family protein: MNYILYDSSTRNHLLPLVFTRPVADIRVGILTIREKWEYMLGAKTSTLTEGYLSTKFPLVEAEENLLINGSILPTPELIEAIHMLKVGQSLVKGDETLLASCLSGEALRSSEAQEEGETIEFVGEVTKIYYTWDIFNKNGQAILDDFRMITKGRKSAPISPTNRCINPENIFIEEGAKVEFAILNASTGPIYIGKDAEVMEGAKVRGPFALCEHGVLKMDAKIYGPTTIGPYSKVGGEVNSSVIFGYSNKAHDGFLGHSVIGEWCNIGADTNTSNLKNTYEEVKLWNYAEECFVNTGLQFCGTIMGDHSRCGINTMFNTGTVVGVSTNIFGSGFQRNFIPSFSWGGTQGFIDYDLRKAFKTIEKMYERRNKVFDATEKAILTEVFNQTFKNRRA, translated from the coding sequence ATGAATTACATCCTCTACGACAGTTCGACCCGCAACCACCTCCTGCCGCTTGTATTTACCCGTCCGGTAGCCGACATTCGTGTGGGCATACTCACCATCAGGGAGAAGTGGGAATACATGCTGGGAGCAAAAACCAGCACACTGACCGAGGGTTACCTGAGCACCAAGTTTCCGCTGGTCGAAGCCGAAGAAAACCTGTTGATCAACGGTTCCATCCTGCCCACACCCGAGCTCATCGAAGCCATTCATATGCTCAAAGTCGGACAATCGCTGGTGAAAGGAGATGAAACCCTGCTGGCCAGTTGTCTGAGCGGCGAAGCCCTTCGCTCGTCGGAGGCTCAGGAAGAGGGCGAAACGATTGAATTCGTGGGAGAAGTGACCAAGATATATTACACCTGGGACATCTTCAACAAAAACGGTCAGGCCATTCTGGACGATTTCAGGATGATCACCAAAGGGCGGAAGTCGGCCCCCATCAGTCCGACCAACCGTTGCATAAATCCGGAGAACATCTTCATCGAAGAGGGCGCCAAAGTGGAGTTTGCCATCCTCAATGCCTCCACGGGGCCAATCTACATTGGCAAGGATGCCGAAGTGATGGAAGGCGCCAAGGTGCGCGGACCATTTGCCCTGTGCGAGCATGGCGTGCTCAAGATGGACGCCAAGATATACGGCCCAACCACCATCGGCCCTTACAGCAAGGTGGGCGGCGAAGTGAACAGCTCCGTCATTTTCGGCTACAGCAACAAGGCCCACGACGGCTTCCTGGGCCACAGCGTGATAGGCGAATGGTGCAACATCGGGGCTGATACCAACACCTCGAACCTCAAGAACACCTACGAAGAAGTCAAGCTCTGGAACTATGCCGAAGAATGCTTTGTGAACACCGGCCTTCAGTTTTGCGGCACCATCATGGGCGACCACTCGCGCTGCGGCATCAACACCATGTTCAATACAGGCACGGTGGTAGGCGTGAGCACCAACATCTTTGGGTCGGGCTTCCAGCGCAACTTCATTCCATCGTTCTCCTGGGGTGGCACTCAGGGCTTCATTGACTACGACCTGCGCAAGGCCTTCAAAACCATCGAAAAGATGTACGAACGCCGCAATAAGGTGTTCGATGCCACCGAAAAAGCCATTCTCACCGAGGTATTCAATCAGACATTCAAAAACCGCAGGGCCTGA
- a CDS encoding NAD(P)H-dependent oxidoreductase: protein MTKNILLIHGHPVDDAFADLVAEAYANAAEEAGHAVRRLVLKKLKFDLNFSQGYRGNQQLEPDLAEAQQQISWADHLVFIFPNWWGTYPALLKGFIDRTFLPGFAFRYNNGHRFPDKLLTGKSARLIMTMDNPKWYYFMVLGAPAYRSLRQAVLHFCGIRPVRTFTISSVRFAGEKKRNAWLEKARALGRKAI from the coding sequence ATGACAAAAAACATATTGCTCATTCACGGTCATCCGGTGGATGATGCCTTTGCCGACCTCGTTGCCGAAGCCTATGCCAATGCTGCGGAGGAAGCCGGTCACGCCGTAAGGAGGCTGGTGCTCAAAAAGCTGAAATTCGACCTCAACTTCAGCCAGGGTTACCGGGGCAACCAGCAACTGGAACCTGACCTTGCCGAAGCCCAGCAGCAAATATCCTGGGCCGACCATCTTGTATTTATTTTCCCCAACTGGTGGGGCACCTACCCTGCCCTGCTCAAAGGATTCATCGACAGGACATTTCTCCCCGGCTTTGCATTTCGCTACAACAACGGGCATCGGTTTCCAGACAAACTGCTCACCGGAAAGTCGGCACGCCTGATCATGACCATGGACAACCCGAAGTGGTATTATTTTATGGTGCTTGGTGCCCCGGCCTACCGATCGTTGCGGCAGGCAGTGCTGCATTTCTGCGGCATCCGTCCGGTGCGCACCTTCACCATCAGTTCGGTACGCTTTGCCGGAGAAAAGAAAAGAAACGCCTGGCTGGAGAAGGCCCGTGCGCTTGGCCGCAAAGCGATCTGA
- a CDS encoding type B 50S ribosomal protein L31: MKKDIHPKDYRLVVFKDMSNDYSFLTRSTVKTKETIVWEDGKEYPLVKLEISHMSHPFYTGKMKLVDSAGRVDKFKNRYKKHYESKIK, translated from the coding sequence ATGAAAAAAGACATTCATCCTAAAGACTATCGCCTCGTTGTATTCAAGGATATGTCCAACGATTACAGCTTCCTCACCCGCTCCACTGTGAAGACCAAGGAGACCATCGTGTGGGAGGATGGCAAGGAATACCCGCTGGTAAAGCTCGAAATTTCGCATATGTCGCATCCGTTCTATACCGGCAAGATGAAACTTGTTGACTCCGCCGGTCGTGTGGACAAGTTCAAGAACCGCTACAAGAAGCATTACGAAAGCAAAATCAAATAA